A single Desulfonatronum thiodismutans DNA region contains:
- a CDS encoding pyruvate carboxylase — MATKTFEQVAREIEGKPILVANRGIPARRIVRSIQEVFHAIPIMTATDVDKTAPFTAGAQELMLLGENPRAYLDIDLIIRKAKARGVIAIHPGWGFASEDQSFPEKCAAAGITFIGPPPEAMHLLGNKVEVRKLAKRLGVPVVPGSDGAVSVAEAREIAYSLGFPVMLKAEGGGGGRGIYEVYKPEQLERAFAKASALAEASFGNPRLYVEKLLTSVRHIEIQIVADQYGNSHALDERDCTVQRNHQKLVEITPSPWPKFTPELRERLKKYACELSTSVGYYSLATVEFLLDENATPYLIEVNTRLQVEHGITECRYGIDLVEEQIAIAFGSKLRFSKKTVLPSNHAMQVRINCEDPQQNFSPNSGTLTRYISPGSQGIRVDSCISVGYEFPAQYDSAASLLIAYGRDWEKILGIMSRALREYIVGGVKTTIPFHRQIMLHPKFRSGEYDTNFIANTPELLEYVDKEPQALRLSRLVAEISAHGYNSYVQLGEYRGRHDKRVGRFSPVLPEIDFNAHKPAYPRGDRLALLDYIRDSGLVHFVDTTTRDLTQSNSGNRFRLAEDRLIGPYLDNCGFFSLENGGGAHYHVAMLANMTYPFTEAMEWNQFAPKTMKQILIRSTNVLGYKPQSKNVMRLTGEMVCEHYHVIRCFDFLNHIENMRPFAEVVLNSREHIFEPAISMSWAKGFDVPHYLGVVEEVLDMVSGVTGMNRIKATRHFALGLKDMAGVCPPRFMRELVGAIRTKYPDLVVHYHRHYTDGLFVPAVGAAAQAGAHIVDVGIGAAVRWYGQGEVLSTAAYLEDELGLKTNLNKEMIRTCGFVLKQIMPYYDRYTAPYFQGIDHDVVEHAMPGGATSSSQEGAMKQGYIHLLPYMLKFLAGTRKVVRYHDVTPGSQVTWNTAFLAVTGAFKQGGERAVRRMLQVLEAVTTIPEAELPEDIRRARLELYMHSNDAFRNLLLGKFGRLPLGFPADWVYESAFGPDYRKALAQRVEVSPLDNIVDVDLAAERQTLSEHIKRDPSHEEFVNYLNHPGDALKTIEFRQRFGDPNQLPLDVWFEGLEPGQEMQFLDSDGKPRTMMILDISRPDAQGVSVVRYTLDSEFLTHQVKVAEASGKVQEGLEMAVPGNPYHVGSPCNGDLWVMHVKPGDVVHQGEELFNISVMKQEKSILSPVNGQVKRVLKFANFTEDRKMVPVREGELLVELSDMPRLCGGCSCPLPLLEEVNFCPSCGHQHGQEG, encoded by the coding sequence ATGGCGACCAAGACTTTCGAACAAGTGGCCAGGGAAATTGAAGGCAAGCCGATTCTGGTGGCGAACCGGGGCATTCCGGCCCGAAGGATCGTCCGTTCCATCCAGGAGGTATTTCACGCCATACCGATCATGACGGCCACGGACGTGGACAAGACCGCGCCGTTCACCGCCGGGGCTCAGGAATTGATGCTGCTGGGGGAGAATCCTCGGGCGTATCTGGATATCGACCTGATCATCCGCAAGGCCAAGGCCCGCGGCGTGATCGCCATTCATCCCGGCTGGGGCTTCGCTTCCGAGGATCAATCCTTTCCCGAGAAATGCGCCGCCGCCGGAATCACGTTTATCGGCCCTCCGCCGGAAGCCATGCATTTGCTCGGCAACAAGGTCGAGGTCCGCAAACTGGCCAAAAGGTTGGGAGTGCCGGTGGTTCCCGGCTCCGACGGCGCGGTGAGCGTGGCCGAAGCCCGAGAGATCGCCTACTCTCTGGGATTTCCGGTGATGCTCAAGGCCGAGGGCGGCGGCGGCGGCCGAGGCATCTACGAAGTCTACAAGCCCGAGCAATTGGAGAGAGCCTTTGCCAAGGCTTCGGCTCTGGCCGAAGCCTCCTTCGGTAACCCTCGGCTGTACGTGGAGAAACTCCTGACCTCGGTGCGGCATATTGAGATCCAGATCGTGGCGGACCAGTACGGCAACTCCCATGCCTTGGACGAACGGGACTGCACGGTGCAGCGCAACCACCAGAAGCTGGTGGAGATCACCCCTTCACCCTGGCCCAAGTTTACTCCGGAACTGCGGGAACGGTTGAAGAAATACGCCTGTGAACTGTCCACCAGCGTGGGCTATTACTCGCTGGCCACTGTGGAATTCCTCCTGGACGAGAATGCGACCCCGTACTTGATCGAGGTGAACACCCGCTTGCAGGTGGAGCACGGGATCACCGAATGCCGCTACGGGATCGACCTGGTGGAGGAGCAGATTGCCATCGCCTTCGGTTCCAAGCTGCGTTTCTCCAAAAAGACCGTCCTGCCGTCCAACCATGCCATGCAGGTCCGCATCAACTGCGAAGACCCGCAGCAGAATTTTTCGCCTAACTCCGGAACCCTCACCCGGTACATCTCCCCGGGTAGTCAGGGTATCCGCGTGGATTCCTGCATTTCCGTGGGTTACGAGTTCCCGGCCCAGTACGATTCCGCGGCCTCGCTGCTCATCGCCTATGGCCGCGACTGGGAGAAGATTCTGGGCATCATGAGCCGTGCCCTGCGGGAATACATTGTCGGCGGGGTGAAGACGACCATCCCGTTCCACCGCCAGATCATGCTTCATCCCAAATTTCGGTCCGGCGAGTATGACACAAACTTTATCGCCAATACCCCTGAACTCCTGGAATACGTTGACAAGGAGCCCCAGGCTTTGCGCCTTTCCCGCCTAGTGGCGGAGATTTCCGCCCACGGCTACAATTCCTACGTCCAGCTCGGCGAATACCGGGGCCGCCATGACAAACGCGTGGGCCGGTTTTCTCCGGTGCTTCCCGAGATCGACTTCAACGCCCACAAGCCCGCCTATCCCCGCGGGGACCGGCTGGCTCTGCTGGACTACATCCGGGATTCCGGGCTGGTCCACTTCGTGGACACCACCACCCGCGACCTGACCCAGTCCAACAGCGGCAACCGTTTCCGCCTGGCCGAGGATCGGCTGATCGGCCCGTACCTGGACAACTGCGGCTTCTTCTCCCTGGAAAACGGCGGCGGGGCGCACTACCACGTAGCCATGCTGGCCAACATGACCTACCCGTTCACCGAGGCCATGGAGTGGAATCAGTTCGCGCCCAAGACCATGAAGCAGATTTTGATCCGCTCCACCAACGTGCTGGGCTACAAGCCGCAATCCAAGAACGTGATGCGTCTGACCGGGGAAATGGTCTGCGAGCACTACCACGTGATTCGTTGCTTCGACTTCCTGAACCATATCGAAAATATGCGTCCTTTTGCCGAGGTGGTGCTGAACTCCCGTGAGCACATCTTCGAGCCGGCCATTTCGATGTCCTGGGCCAAGGGCTTCGACGTCCCGCACTATCTGGGCGTGGTGGAGGAAGTTCTGGACATGGTTTCCGGGGTTACGGGCATGAACCGGATCAAGGCCACCCGGCATTTCGCCCTGGGCCTGAAGGACATGGCCGGAGTCTGCCCGCCGCGGTTCATGCGCGAGCTGGTGGGGGCGATTCGCACCAAATATCCTGATCTGGTGGTCCATTATCACCGGCACTATACCGACGGCCTGTTCGTGCCGGCGGTGGGAGCGGCGGCCCAGGCCGGAGCGCATATCGTGGACGTGGGCATCGGCGCGGCGGTGCGCTGGTACGGCCAGGGCGAGGTGCTGTCCACCGCGGCCTACCTGGAAGACGAGCTGGGTCTGAAGACCAACCTGAACAAGGAGATGATCCGGACCTGCGGCTTCGTGCTCAAGCAGATCATGCCCTACTACGACCGCTACACCGCGCCCTATTTTCAGGGCATCGACCACGACGTGGTGGAGCACGCCATGCCGGGCGGGGCGACCTCGTCGTCTCAGGAAGGGGCGATGAAGCAGGGCTATATTCACCTGCTGCCGTACATGCTCAAGTTCCTGGCCGGAACGCGTAAAGTCGTCCGCTATCACGACGTCACCCCCGGTTCCCAGGTGACCTGGAACACGGCGTTTCTGGCCGTGACCGGGGCATTCAAGCAGGGCGGCGAGCGAGCCGTTCGGAGGATGCTCCAGGTATTGGAAGCCGTGACCACCATTCCGGAGGCCGAGCTGCCCGAGGATATCCGACGGGCCCGCCTGGAGCTGTACATGCACAGCAACGACGCGTTTCGCAATTTGTTGCTGGGCAAGTTCGGGCGTCTGCCTTTGGGCTTTCCGGCGGACTGGGTCTATGAGAGCGCCTTTGGACCGGACTATCGCAAGGCCCTGGCCCAGCGCGTGGAAGTCTCCCCACTGGACAACATCGTCGATGTGGACCTGGCAGCCGAACGCCAAACCCTGTCCGAACATATCAAGCGCGATCCCTCGCATGAAGAGTTCGTCAATTACCTGAACCATCCCGGCGACGCGCTGAAGACCATCGAATTCCGGCAGCGCTTCGGCGACCCGAACCAACTTCCTCTGGATGTCTGGTTCGAGGGGCTGGAGCCCGGACAGGAGATGCAGTTTCTGGACAGCGACGGCAAGCCCCGGACCATGATGATTCTGGACATTTCCCGCCCGGACGCCCAGGGGGTGAGCGTGGTTCGCTATACCCTGGACTCGGAGTTCCTTACCCACCAGGTCAAGGTGGCCGAGGCTTCGGGCAAGGTCCAGGAAGGATTGGAGATGGCCGTTCCCGGCAATCCCTACCACGTCGGATCGCCCTGCAACGGGGATCTCTGGGTGATGCACGTCAAGCCCGGTGACGTGGTCCATCAAGGTGAGGAGTTGTTCAACATTTCCGTCATGAAGCAGGAAAAGTCGATCCTTTCTCCGGTCAACGGCCAGGTGAAGCGTGTCCTGAAATTCGCCAACTTCACCGAGGACCGCAAGATGGTTCCGGTGCGCGAAGGCGAGCTGCTGGTGGAACTCAGCGACATGCCGCGTCTGTGCGGCGGTTGCTCCTGCCCGTTGCCCCTTTTGGAAGAGGTGAACTTTTGTCCGTCCTGCGGTCATCAACACGGTCAGGAAGGCTGA
- the rpsR gene encoding 30S ribosomal protein S18: MAFRKFTPRKKFCRFCASKDLKMDYKRPDLLRDFVNERGKIIARRVTGTCAKHQRELTTEIKRARQMALMFYTATHSVEAMKRTTG, translated from the coding sequence ATGGCATTCAGAAAGTTCACCCCCCGGAAAAAGTTTTGTCGATTCTGCGCGTCCAAGGATCTGAAGATGGACTACAAGCGCCCCGACCTGCTGCGGGACTTCGTCAACGAGCGGGGCAAGATCATTGCCCGTCGCGTGACAGGAACCTGCGCCAAGCACCAGCGGGAATTGACCACGGAAATCAAGCGCGCCCGGCAGATGGCTCTGATGTTCTACACGGCCACGCACAGCGTTGAGGCCATGAAACGGACCACCGGCTAG
- the rpsF gene encoding 30S ribosomal protein S6, protein MRHYETLMLFSPEMPGERRQEIVAGMAAIVQRDGGKILAEDDWGMRALAYPVRKQTRGHYFRLEYAASGTVVAEMERNLRITEGLYKFLSVKLADTYEEPKEN, encoded by the coding sequence ATGCGGCACTATGAAACATTGATGCTCTTTAGCCCGGAAATGCCGGGAGAGCGTCGTCAGGAGATCGTTGCCGGAATGGCTGCCATTGTGCAGCGGGACGGCGGCAAGATCCTGGCGGAGGACGACTGGGGGATGCGGGCCTTGGCTTATCCGGTGCGCAAGCAGACCCGCGGGCACTATTTCCGTCTGGAATACGCGGCCTCGGGCACGGTTGTCGCGGAGATGGAGCGGAATCTGCGGATCACGGAAGGACTGTATAAGTTTCTTTCCGTGAAACTGGCCGATACCTACGAAGAACCCAAGGAGAACTGA
- a CDS encoding biotin--[acetyl-CoA-carboxylase] ligase, whose amino-acid sequence MQATAFLFSGDVQELLDGSCPEKVSAVHPLWEQAMRDWGPWCEGRVALDGPDGGDLGVTGWTAARSGTGNVFICRDCSSAFDVAWKLNGGGGGAEWDAVLSLTQWTGRGQVRRPWQSMPGNLHVVWRSPMVPGEWDGLTSLIPAWLTARVLESLGWEVRLKWPNDLVWNGKKIGGILAEQRGETVMVGLGLNLVAAPASGMLRDGAAFPAGAMGGRIGPATCWDRLVSEYESWYKHNLPVLRPEHFAEAFSDVLLWKDHLVAVGEHDEGRADVRGVVLGVSDDGGLLLSVDGKVRRITSGDIRLLE is encoded by the coding sequence ATGCAGGCGACGGCTTTTCTATTTTCCGGAGACGTTCAGGAACTGCTCGACGGATCGTGCCCCGAAAAAGTGTCCGCGGTCCATCCGCTTTGGGAGCAGGCTATGCGGGATTGGGGGCCGTGGTGCGAGGGAAGGGTGGCCCTTGATGGCCCTGACGGCGGCGATTTGGGGGTCACGGGGTGGACCGCCGCCCGAAGCGGAACGGGCAACGTCTTTATATGCCGGGACTGCTCCTCGGCCTTTGATGTTGCCTGGAAGCTGAACGGGGGGGGGGGGGGGGCGGAATGGGATGCGGTGCTCTCCTTGACCCAGTGGACAGGGCGGGGGCAGGTCCGACGTCCGTGGCAGTCGATGCCGGGCAATCTGCATGTGGTTTGGCGATCTCCGATGGTTCCAGGCGAATGGGACGGTCTGACGTCCCTGATCCCGGCCTGGCTGACGGCCCGTGTTCTTGAAAGCCTGGGCTGGGAAGTCCGGCTGAAGTGGCCCAATGATCTGGTCTGGAACGGAAAAAAAATTGGCGGGATTCTGGCCGAGCAACGCGGAGAGACCGTTATGGTCGGACTGGGATTGAACCTCGTCGCGGCTCCGGCTTCGGGCATGCTCCGGGATGGAGCGGCGTTTCCGGCCGGGGCCATGGGCGGTCGAATCGGTCCGGCAACGTGCTGGGATCGGCTTGTTTCCGAGTACGAATCCTGGTACAAGCACAACTTGCCCGTACTCCGGCCCGAACATTTTGCCGAGGCCTTTTCGGACGTTTTATTGTGGAAAGATCACCTCGTGGCTGTCGGGGAACATGACGAGGGCCGTGCCGACGTCCGTGGCGTGGTGCTGGGGGTGTCCGATGACGGCGGCTTGCTGCTTTCCGTGGACGGCAAAGTTCGGCGGATCACATCCGGGGATATTCGTCTTCTAGAGTGA
- the dnaB gene encoding replicative DNA helicase yields MTATITGKTPPQNLEAEQAVLGGIFLRPDLIDSLLEIVGEDDFYSPAHRSIFQSCIQLYQRRVPIDLVTLVDHLQSSGILEEVGGPVYLASLTESLVAASHGESYARIVRDKAILRRLIGAASDIVVNCHEGGQDVDKVLDESEAAIFAISENRTKSIFSTTKELVNQVFEHLEKRVERQELVTGVPTGYHKLDEMTAGLQPSDLIIIAARPSMGKTAFALNIAMRAAILKEVPTAVFSLEMSKEQLMMRMLCAWGKVDLARFRRGFLNDEDWTRLYHAADALSQASIFIDDTPALGTLDLRARCRRLKSEKNLGLVVVDYLQLMRASRRIDSREQEISEISRTLKGLAKELDLPMIALAQLNRKVEERSNRRPMLSDLRESGAIEQDADVIAFIYRDEVYNKQEGNPKKGIAEIIIGKQRNGPVGEVELAYLDSYTAFENLVDVPPPSESFQSGA; encoded by the coding sequence ATGACGGCGACCATCACCGGCAAGACGCCCCCCCAGAACCTGGAAGCCGAACAGGCGGTTCTGGGGGGGATTTTTTTGCGTCCGGACTTGATCGACTCGCTGCTTGAAATCGTCGGCGAGGACGACTTCTACTCACCGGCTCACCGGAGCATTTTTCAGTCTTGCATTCAGCTCTACCAGCGCCGGGTGCCTATTGACCTGGTCACCCTGGTCGACCATCTTCAAAGCTCGGGGATACTGGAAGAAGTAGGCGGTCCGGTATATCTGGCTTCCCTGACCGAATCCCTTGTCGCCGCCTCTCATGGCGAATCCTATGCCCGGATCGTCCGGGACAAAGCCATTTTGCGGCGGCTGATCGGCGCCGCGTCCGACATCGTCGTCAACTGTCACGAGGGCGGACAGGACGTTGACAAGGTTCTGGACGAATCGGAAGCAGCCATTTTCGCTATTTCCGAAAATAGAACCAAGAGTATTTTTTCCACCACCAAAGAACTGGTCAATCAGGTCTTCGAGCACTTGGAAAAGCGGGTCGAGCGCCAGGAGCTGGTTACCGGCGTGCCCACGGGCTACCATAAGCTGGATGAGATGACCGCCGGGTTGCAACCCTCGGACCTGATCATCATCGCGGCCCGGCCCAGCATGGGCAAGACCGCTTTTGCCCTGAACATCGCCATGCGGGCCGCCATACTCAAGGAAGTCCCCACGGCCGTTTTCTCCCTGGAAATGTCCAAGGAGCAATTGATGATGCGCATGCTCTGCGCCTGGGGCAAGGTGGACCTGGCCAGGTTTCGCCGCGGTTTCCTGAATGACGAGGACTGGACCCGTCTGTATCATGCCGCGGATGCCTTGTCCCAGGCTTCCATTTTCATCGACGACACCCCGGCCCTGGGAACCCTCGACCTCCGGGCCAGGTGTCGCAGGCTCAAATCCGAAAAGAATTTGGGCTTGGTGGTGGTGGATTATCTTCAGTTGATGCGGGCCAGTCGACGGATTGATTCCCGCGAGCAGGAGATTTCCGAAATTTCCCGGACCCTGAAAGGGCTGGCCAAGGAACTGGACCTGCCGATGATCGCCCTGGCCCAGCTCAACCGAAAGGTCGAGGAACGCAGCAACCGGCGGCCGATGCTTTCGGACTTGCGCGAATCCGGCGCGATCGAACAGGATGCGGACGTGATCGCCTTCATTTACCGCGACGAGGTTTACAACAAGCAGGAAGGCAATCCCAAAAAGGGCATTGCGGAGATCATCATCGGCAAGCAGCGCAACGGGCCGGTGGGCGAGGTGGAACTGGCCTATCTGGACTCGTACACCGCGTTCGAAAATCTGGTTGATGTCCCGCCGCCTTCGGAAAGTTTTCAATCCGGCGCGTAG
- a CDS encoding PEP/pyruvate-binding domain-containing protein, which yields MAKSDKDKGSPAKETAVADAEVKAAKGAKKAEIAVIEKKLVLTGEDIVTLGEPAELLVGGKNYNTALISQVENIRAPQFRAISSIVFHRLLDETKVNAALIRSSVDKEYDRINWNDSDINKDPEFIRHLVRRLAKQIKDSEKGKESQVKLRTFINNIVEGFAVSPEGIDQLRKRSVLVQVAILAVQMPADLEDAVKQSYTDICKEAGLENIPVAVRSSAAGEDSRKKAFAGLQDTYLNIVGEQSVVEAYQWDCASAYNLRSMTYRREAILDMVALAERTGDESIVENAKKEWAIENTSLSVCIMRMINPMISGTAFSADTSTGCRGTDRHDLVSIDASYGLGEAVVSGMVTPDKFYVFQRDDGVEIVLRYMGFKTKKIIYAEKGAGTVTADVPIEEVFRWSLSLAQAEELARGVRCISKSYGGMITDTEFCIDSSDRIWFVQARPETRWNEELEKHPHTIFMRRLEVDPSAIQKAELILEGNGASRGAGQGIVRFLRSALELNKITKGDILAADRTDPDMVPGMRIASAILADAGGDTSHAAITSRELGIPAVIGIQRLETLQGLDGQEVTVDGSRGRAYRGLLPLVEVGGEIDVSALPKTKTKIGLILADVDQALFLSRLRELPDFEVGLLRAEFMLGSVGVHPLALEAYDNGQLQGLVDKKLTELNNELTKLVREQLTQGIITFDLKLRQYVGIITGLSKEIETLTEKGGDKGTDQVLAIHRQLRDLDVKLNEHLELASHKLEQLKTAPDLREHVITIMGFSELLDSTHGLDEERLKHRQEIEDRVQGIIQRIKDEPVVVDIMKRIDAMRTEVALRSGLEREREEVRTLPQRIKDLIRSRGYRSGKEHYIQTLAQGLSLFAMAFYGKEIIYRTTDYKTNEYRNLMGGLLFESMEDNPMLGFRGVSRNIHDWEIESFKQARGIFGGKNLNLMLPFVRTLEEARSMRRYLEGVHNLKSGDDGLKIILMSEIPSNAILTKQFIQEFDGFSIGSNDMTQLVLGTDRDNPRLRHIYDEEDPAVVWAILSTIFTGQKFGKKVGFCGQGVSNSKIIRGLVCIAGIVSASVVPDTYAQTKKDVAELEAEEIPVEKLGVWLKEQHLERLKKVMAENKYDHILKKNRTAKDLMDWFEGEMTRLHEQLQDQIGKPREDFLRQEIDQFRRLFHKPAIYANWDWEETVLDALRHSGFQSYEEQVAALREQRARYSHAG from the coding sequence ATGGCCAAATCAGACAAGGATAAAGGTTCACCCGCCAAGGAGACCGCCGTCGCCGATGCCGAGGTCAAAGCCGCCAAGGGGGCGAAAAAGGCCGAGATCGCGGTAATTGAGAAGAAACTCGTCCTGACCGGCGAAGACATCGTCACGCTGGGCGAACCCGCGGAATTGCTGGTGGGAGGGAAGAACTACAACACCGCCCTGATCAGTCAGGTCGAGAACATCCGCGCCCCTCAGTTCAGGGCCATATCATCCATTGTCTTTCATAGGCTGCTTGATGAGACCAAGGTCAACGCGGCATTGATCCGGTCCTCCGTGGACAAGGAGTACGACCGGATCAACTGGAATGATTCCGACATCAACAAAGACCCGGAATTCATCAGGCACCTTGTGCGCCGTTTGGCCAAGCAGATCAAGGATTCCGAGAAAGGGAAAGAGAGTCAGGTCAAACTGAGGACCTTCATCAACAACATCGTTGAAGGATTTGCCGTCTCTCCCGAGGGTATTGACCAGCTTCGCAAGCGTTCCGTGCTGGTCCAGGTGGCCATTTTGGCCGTTCAGATGCCCGCGGATCTGGAGGACGCCGTCAAGCAGTCCTACACGGACATCTGCAAGGAAGCCGGCCTGGAGAACATCCCCGTGGCCGTGCGCTCGTCAGCCGCCGGAGAGGACAGCCGCAAGAAGGCCTTTGCCGGGTTGCAGGACACTTACCTGAACATCGTCGGCGAGCAGTCCGTGGTGGAAGCCTACCAGTGGGACTGCGCCTCGGCCTACAACCTGCGGAGCATGACCTATCGCCGGGAAGCCATCCTGGACATGGTCGCCCTGGCGGAACGTACCGGGGACGAGTCCATCGTGGAGAACGCCAAGAAGGAATGGGCCATCGAGAACACGTCCCTGTCCGTGTGCATCATGCGGATGATCAATCCGATGATCTCCGGAACAGCCTTCAGCGCGGACACTTCCACGGGCTGTCGGGGTACGGATCGTCACGACCTAGTCTCCATTGACGCCAGCTACGGCCTGGGTGAGGCCGTGGTCAGCGGAATGGTCACTCCGGACAAGTTCTACGTGTTTCAGCGCGACGACGGTGTGGAGATCGTACTGCGCTACATGGGCTTCAAGACCAAGAAGATCATTTACGCGGAAAAAGGGGCCGGCACCGTCACCGCGGACGTCCCCATCGAAGAGGTCTTCCGCTGGTCCCTCTCCCTGGCTCAGGCCGAGGAACTGGCCAGGGGCGTGCGCTGCATCAGCAAGAGCTACGGCGGAATGATCACGGACACCGAGTTCTGCATCGACAGTTCGGACCGAATCTGGTTCGTCCAGGCCCGGCCGGAGACCCGCTGGAACGAGGAACTGGAGAAGCATCCGCATACGATCTTCATGCGTCGGCTGGAGGTAGATCCGTCCGCCATCCAGAAAGCCGAACTCATCCTGGAGGGCAACGGTGCGTCCCGCGGCGCGGGGCAAGGAATCGTCCGCTTTTTGCGCTCTGCTCTGGAACTGAACAAGATCACCAAGGGCGACATTCTGGCCGCTGACCGGACCGACCCGGACATGGTGCCCGGAATGCGGATCGCCTCGGCCATTCTCGCTGATGCCGGCGGGGACACCAGTCACGCGGCCATTACTTCTCGTGAGTTGGGGATTCCCGCGGTGATCGGCATTCAGCGCCTGGAGACGCTCCAGGGGTTGGACGGCCAGGAAGTGACCGTGGACGGCTCCCGCGGGCGGGCCTATCGAGGTTTGCTGCCTCTGGTTGAGGTGGGCGGGGAGATCGACGTCAGCGCCTTGCCGAAGACCAAGACCAAGATCGGCCTGATTCTGGCCGACGTGGACCAGGCGCTCTTTTTGTCCAGGTTGCGGGAACTGCCGGATTTCGAAGTCGGCTTACTCCGCGCCGAGTTCATGCTGGGCAGCGTCGGGGTTCATCCCCTGGCCCTGGAAGCCTACGACAACGGCCAACTGCAGGGTCTGGTGGACAAGAAGCTGACCGAACTGAACAACGAGTTGACCAAGCTGGTTCGGGAGCAGTTGACCCAGGGGATCATCACCTTTGATCTTAAATTACGCCAGTACGTGGGCATCATCACCGGTCTGAGCAAGGAGATCGAAACCCTCACCGAGAAAGGCGGGGACAAAGGCACGGATCAGGTTCTGGCCATCCACCGGCAATTGCGGGACCTGGACGTTAAGCTGAACGAGCATCTGGAACTGGCTTCCCACAAGCTGGAGCAACTGAAAACCGCTCCGGATCTGCGCGAGCACGTGATTACGATCATGGGCTTCTCGGAGTTGCTCGACAGCACCCACGGGCTGGATGAAGAACGACTCAAGCATCGTCAGGAAATCGAGGACAGGGTCCAGGGGATTATCCAGCGGATCAAGGACGAGCCGGTGGTCGTGGACATCATGAAACGCATCGACGCCATGCGCACGGAAGTGGCGTTGCGTTCCGGCCTGGAGCGGGAGCGGGAAGAGGTGCGCACCCTGCCGCAACGGATCAAGGATCTGATTCGTTCCAGGGGGTATCGGTCCGGCAAGGAACACTACATTCAGACCCTGGCCCAGGGTCTTTCCCTGTTCGCCATGGCCTTTTACGGCAAGGAGATCATCTACCGGACCACGGACTACAAGACCAACGAGTACCGAAATTTGATGGGCGGCCTGCTTTTCGAGTCCATGGAAGACAATCCGATGCTCGGCTTCCGGGGTGTCTCCCGCAACATCCATGACTGGGAGATTGAGTCCTTCAAACAGGCCCGGGGGATTTTCGGCGGCAAAAACCTGAATCTGATGCTGCCCTTCGTGCGCACCCTGGAAGAGGCCCGCAGCATGCGCCGCTACCTGGAAGGCGTCCACAACCTTAAATCCGGGGACGACGGCCTGAAGATCATCCTGATGTCCGAAATCCCCAGCAACGCGATCCTGACCAAGCAATTCATCCAGGAGTTCGACGGCTTTTCCATCGGCTCCAACGATATGACCCAGTTGGTGCTGGGTACGGACCGGGACAACCCGCGGTTACGGCACATCTACGACGAGGAAGATCCGGCCGTGGTCTGGGCCATTCTGAGCACGATCTTCACCGGCCAGAAGTTCGGCAAAAAAGTCGGGTTCTGCGGGCAGGGCGTTTCCAACAGCAAGATCATCCGTGGTCTGGTCTGCATCGCCGGCATTGTCTCTGCCTCCGTGGTGCCGGACACCTACGCCCAGACCAAAAAAGATGTCGCCGAACTGGAAGCCGAAGAGATCCCCGTTGAAAAACTGGGCGTGTGGCTCAAGGAACAGCATCTGGAACGCTTGAAAAAGGTCATGGCCGAGAACAAATACGACCATATTCTGAAGAAGAACCGCACGGCCAAGGACTTGATGGATTGGTTCGAGGGCGAAATGACCCGGCTGCACGAACAACTTCAGGATCAGATCGGCAAACCCCGAGAGGATTTCCTGCGTCAAGAGATCGATCAATTCCGGCGGCTCTTCCACAAGCCGGCGATCTACGCCAACTGGGATTGGGAGGAGACCGTCCTGGACGCCCTGCGCCATTCCGGGTTCCAGTCGTATGAAGAACAGGTCGCGGCCTTGCGCGAGCAGCGGGCCAGGTATAGCCACGCTGGTTAG
- the rplI gene encoding 50S ribosomal protein L9, translating to MEVILRTNMDNLGALGQVVDVKPGYGRNYLIPQGLAMLATPANKKRFELERKKLQEKLDAVRFAAQELADKISAVALRIPVRVGEGDRLYGSVTSGNIADLLQTAYGLDVDKKTILLNEPLRALGEYTVEVRVYQDIRAQLQVAVVRHDADQAEASVAAAVETTESAIEATQAEE from the coding sequence ATGGAAGTCATTTTGCGTACGAATATGGACAACCTGGGCGCTCTCGGCCAAGTGGTCGACGTCAAGCCCGGGTATGGCCGCAACTACTTGATTCCTCAAGGGCTGGCCATGCTGGCCACTCCGGCCAATAAAAAACGCTTTGAGTTGGAGCGGAAAAAACTTCAGGAAAAACTTGACGCCGTGCGCTTCGCGGCTCAGGAGCTGGCCGACAAGATCAGCGCCGTGGCGTTGCGGATTCCCGTGCGCGTCGGCGAAGGCGACAGGCTCTACGGTTCGGTGACCTCCGGGAACATCGCCGATCTGTTGCAAACGGCTTACGGCCTGGACGTGGACAAGAAGACCATCCTGCTCAACGAGCCGTTGCGAGCTCTGGGCGAGTACACCGTTGAAGTCCGGGTGTATCAGGACATTCGGGCCCAGCTTCAGGTTGCCGTGGTGCGTCACGATGCGGACCAGGCCGAAGCTTCGGTAGCTGCTGCAGTCGAGACGACCGAATCAGCCATCGAAGCAACGCAAGCGGAGGAGTAG